In Subdoligranulum variabile, the genomic stretch AGGACGTTCTGGCCAAGTGCTACGGCGGCGACATTACCCGCAAGAAAAAACTGCTGGAAAAGCAGAAGGAAGGCAAAAAGAAGATGCGCCAGCTGGGCAGCGTGACCTTGCCCAGCGAAGCCTTCACCGCCGTCCTGAAACTGGATTCCGATTCCTGAGCTTTCCAGCTGCCATAATCATCCTTTCCTCCCGCACGGCGATCCCCGCCGCGCGGGAGTTTTTTGTCGGTGGCTCCCCCGTCATTTTGAAATCTGCGCCCCTTGCCATTTTATAGGAAGTAGTGTACAATAAAGGGACACTAAAAATTTGGGGTGCGATTTATGGCAGAAGAGAAATTTTCCAACTTTTTGACGGATATCATTGATGCCGACCTTGCCGAGGGCAAGGTCGATACCGTGCATACCCGTTTTCCGCCGGAGCCCAACGGATATCTGCATATCGGTTCGGCCAAGGCGATTTTCATCAACTATACCATCGCCAAGCACTACGGCGGCAAATTCAACCTCCGCTTTGACGATACCAACCCCGCCCGCGAAGGCGACGAATATGTGCAGAGCATCCTGCAGGATCTGCACTGGCTGGGGGCCGATCCCAACGGCGGCATCTTCTACGGCAGCGACTACTTTGAGCGCTGCTACGAATACGCCGAGAAGCTGATCCGGGAAGGCAAGGCCTATGTGGACGACCTGACCCGTGAGGAGATGCAGGAATACCGCGGCAACGATGCCGGCAAGCCCAGCCGCCCCAGTCCCTACCGTGACCGCACGCCGGAGGAAAACCTGGACCTGTTCCGCCGCATGCGCGCCGGTGAATTTGCCGACGGCGAAAAAACGCTGCGCGCCAAGATCGACCTGGCCAGCCCCAACATGAATATGCGCGACCCCGCGATCTACCGCATCAAGCACGTGACCCATCACCGCCAGGGCGACAAGTGGTGCATCTATCCCCTGTACGACTTTGCCCATCCCATTCAGGACGCCATCGAAGGCATCACCTTCAGCCTCTGCAGCCTGGAATTCGAGAACCACCGCCCGCTGTATGAGTGGGTCATCACCAACATCTTCGGCACCGAATTCCCGAAACAGCGCGAGTTTGCCCGCCTGAATGTGACCAACACCGTCATGAGCAAGCGCTATCTGCGGGAACTGGTGGAGAAGAACATTGTGGATGGCTGGGACGACCCCCGCATGCCGACACTGAGCGGTCTGCGGCGCCGCGGCTATACCCCCACCAGCATCTTCACCTTCGTCAAGGAGGCCGGCATCTCCAAGGCCGACAGCCTGGTGGACATGCGTCAGCTGGAGGCTGTGCTGCGTGCCGAGCTGGAACTCAACGCCCAGCGCCGCGTAGCTGTGCTGGATCCCGTCAAGCTCATCATCGACAACTATCCTACCGATGCCTGCGAGTATTTTGACCTGCCCAACAACCCGAACCGCGACGCCAACGATACGTCCACCCGCAAGGTGGCCTTCACCAAGGAAGTCTGGATCGACCGCAGCGACTTCTTTGAGGTTCCTCCGCCGAAGTTCAAGCGTCTGACCCTGGGCAGCGAAGTCCGCCTGATGGGCGCTTATCTTGTGCGCTGCACCGGTGTGGACAAGGATGAGGCCGGCAATATCACGGCCGTCCATGCCGAGGCGGACCTCGAGACGAAGAACGGCAATCCCGCCGATGGCCGCAAGGTGCGCGGCACCATCCACTGGGTCAGCTGCGCTCACTGCGTGGAGGCGGAAGTCCGCCTGTATGACAAGCTGTTCACCGAAGCCAACATGAACAGCATCCCCGACGGTGCCGACTTCAAGGATTACCTGAACCCCGAGAGCGTGACCGTGATCTCCCATGCCAAGCTGGAGGAAAGCCTGCAGGACGCCAAGCCCGGCGAGCGCTTCCAGTTCGTGCGCACCGGTTACTTCACACCGGACAGCAAGAACCCCGGCGTGTACAACCGCATCGTGACCCTCAAAGACAGTTTCAAGCTGTAAGATATAAAAAAGACCGACGCAGCCGCGTCGGTCTTTTTTGCGTTATTGCTTACCGGTCAGGCACCGTGGCGCGCTGCAATGCAGCGGCGCAGCCATCCGCCTTTTTTGTAGTAAACGATGAACAGCAGCGAGGCCAGGATCCAGGTAATGGGATAGCTCAGTTCCACCGTGGCCACTGAATGCCACACCGGAACCGCCGTCAGCAGCCACAGGATGCGCAGCCCGCAGACACAGAACACCGTGATGAGGGTGGGCACGCGCACGTCCCCGCAGCCGCGCAGGGCGCCGGACAGGATTTCGATGCAGACGTAGGTCACATAGGCAGGCACCAGCACCTGCATCATCTGCACACCCACCGCAATGACCTCCGGGTCCTGACTGAACAGACTGAACAGCGGCCTTGCGGCGAAGTAGAACACAACGCTGATAAAAATGGTGATGCCGGCCGCCATCGTCAGGCAGACTCGGGTGCCGCGGTGTACGCGGTCGTACTGTTTGGCGCCAAAGTTCTGTCCCGCGAAGGTGGTAATGGCGATGCCCAGCGAGTTGATGGTCATCCAGAAGATGAAGTCGATCTTCCCGTAGACACCCCAGGCCGCAATGGTGTTGGTACCGAAGCCGTTCATGCAGCTCTGGATCATCATATTGCTCACATTGTAGAGGGCGCTCTGAGCCGCCGCCGGAATGCCGATGGTGCAGATCGCCACCAGGATTGCCCGCTCCATCCGCAGCTTGGACGCCGCCAGATGCCACGGCATCCCCTGGGAGCCGGCCAGACAGCGCAGCGTCAGCACCGCACTGGCAACCTGGCTGATCACCGTGGCCAGCGCAGCCCCTGCCACGCCCCAGTGGAACGCCGCGATGAAAACAACGTCCAGCACAATGTTGACCAGGGACGCCACGATCAGGAAATAGAGAGGGCGTTTGGAGTCCCCCGCCGCCCGCAGGATGTTGGTGCCCATGTTGTACAGAATCTGCGGGATCATACCCAGGAAGTAGATGCGCAGGTAGAGTGCTGCGTCCTCCAGGATTTCCGCCGGCGTGCCCATCAGCCGCAGCACCGGCTCCGCCGTGAGAAGTCCCAGCACGGTCAGCAGCGCGCCGATCACCACACTGAACACCAGCGCTGTGTGCACTTGCCGGTCCACGGCGTCGATGTCCCGGGCGCCGTAACTCTGCGCCACCACCACGCCGGCACCGCTGCAAAGACCCACGAACAGGCCTACCAGCAGATTGACGAAAGCGCCGGTGGCCCCCACGGCCGCCAGCGCATTGGTTCCTACAAAGTTGCCGACAATGAGAGTGTCGGCGGTGTTGTACAATTGCTGGAACAACGTGCCGAACCAGATGGGCAGAAAGAAAACCAGCAGCTGTCGAGGAATGCTGCCGGTCAGAATATCTGTTTGTTTGACTGTCCGCATAATAAAACCTGTTTTTCTCCTCTTTTGTATTCCTTGCGCACCTATTTTATGCTATAATGGCGACAATGTAAAGAGGGGGAAAAAGACATGGCGGTTTTGTGGCAGCCCTGCGGGGATGGAGCGCGGATTCTGCGCGTTTTGGGGGATTCTCCCTGCCCCGTCCTGCCCGGCACGGTAGCCGGTCGGCCGGTCACCGAACTGGGCCCCTATTGCTTTGCCGCACGGGCTGTGACCGGCGGTTCTCTCTGGCCGGTCGAAAGTGCCGACACCCACGAAGTGACCGGGGATTTTCTGGAGGAAGCCGTACTGCCGGATTCCGTCCGTGTGCTGCACAGTGCCGTATTCTATAACTGCCACCGCCTGCGCCGGGTGGAGGCCGGGCCGCATCTGGAAAGTCTCGGCAGCGACCTGTTTACTAACTGCAAGGCATTGCGCACCTTTGCGTTGCGGACTGCCCCCGATGCCGAAACCGGACTGAAAAAACTGCTGGGTGCCGTGAGTGCCGATGTAAGCGTGGAATTTCTCGGCGCGCCGGGGGCCCGGTTGTTCTACCCCGAATACTTCGAGTGGCTGGACGAAAACACCCCCGCCCACATCTTCAACCACAGCATCGAAGGCGAGGGATACCGCATGCGCCAGTGCTTTGCGGGCGGCGCTGTGGATTATACCGCCTACGACGCCACCTTTGCCCAGGCCTGTGTGGGGGAAAGTGAGGAAAAGCTCTGCCGCATGGCGCTGGGACGGCTGCTGGCTCCCTTTGCCCTTCATGACAGCGCCCGCACCGACTATGAATTTTACCTGACCGCCCATCCCGGTGCTGCCTTTGGGCAGGCCATCACAGAACGGGACGAAGCTGCCCTTCGGCTGCTGGTCGGGCTGGGACTGCCTGTGCAGGAGGCCGCCGCCCAATGTGCCCGGACCGGCTGGAGCGCCGGTGCTACCATCCTGCTGGCCCGGCCCAAGCGTGCCGCCAAGCAGTACGATTTTGATGATCTTTGACGGAGGGGTCTATGCCGCATACCGAAACCCAAACGGAATGGGAACAGACGATGGCGCGCCGTGTCATGGAACAGATCCGCAGTGAACTGTATCTGGACCAGCGCTATCTGAATGCTGCCCTGGGCGCGCTCCCTCCTGCTCCGCTGAACAGCACCCAAACGGCCCTGGCCACCGACGGTGCCAGCCTGTATTACCCTCCGGAATGGGTGTTGAACCTGTACCGCAAAAACCGTCGGTACCTGCCCCGGGCATATCTGCACAGTCTGTTCCATTGCATCCTGCGCCACCTCTGGCTGCGGGACCGCCGGGACCCGGCTCTGTGGGGGCTCGCCTGTGATATTGCCGTGGAACATCTGCTGGATTCTCTGGGCACGCCTGCCACCACCCGTCCAGTGGGCTGGATCCGGCAGCAGGCTTACGCCCGGCTGCAAGCCCAATGCAAGCTGCTGGCCGCCGGGCCGATCTACCGCGTGCTGGTTTCCACCGATGCCGCCACCCTGCAGCAATATCAACGGGAATTTTATTGCGACGATCACCGGCTGTGGCCCGCTGACCCGGACAGTCCCACCGCCCAGATCCGCGGCAAGCAGTGGGAGCAGATGGGCCGCCAGACCGAACTGAGCATGGAGGAGTTCGGGCAGCAGGCCGGTGAGACCGACGGAGCCCGTGCCCTGCAGGCTCAGGTACAGGCAAGCCGCAGCCGTCGCAGCTACAAAGACTTTCTGCGCCGGTTTGCCGTCTGGCGGGAGGAACCCCACCTGGACCCTGATGAATTTGATCTGGGATACTATACCTATGGTCTTCGAACCTACGGCAAGATGCCTTTGATCGAACCGCTGGAAAGCCGGGAGAGCAAGAAGATCCGGGATTTTGTCATCGTGCTGGACACCAGCGAATCCACCGCCGGGGATCTTGTAAAGAATTTTCTGCGGGAGACCTTCACCCTGCTGAAAAGCCAGGACAGCTTTTTCCGGCAGTGCCGCATCCTGGTGATGCAGGCCGACAACGCCGTGCGGGACGAGACCTGGCTGTACGACCTGGAAGCGCTGGACCGTTACACCGAGGCGTTCACCCTGGTGGGCGGCGGCGGGACGGATTTCCGTCCCGCCTTTGCCCGCATCGAGGAACTGCGTGCCGAGGGGCCCCTGCGAGACATGCAGGGCGTTCTGTATTTTACCGACGGCAAGGGCACCTACCCGGCCAGGCGGCCGCCCTTCGATGTGGCATTCCTGTTTCTGGAGAACGGAGAACCGCCGCCGGAGGTCCCCGCCTGGGCCATGCGGCTGGTATTGCAGCCGGAGGAATTTTTAACCCAACCGAAAGGATGAGAAGATAGCACATGGACATCCAACGTGCCAAAGAGGAGATCAAACATACCGTCCAGGCATACCTTGCCTGCGATGACACCGGCTGCCCGCTGATTCCGCCGGTGCGCCAGCGGCCCATCCTGCTGATGGGCCCTCCGGGTGTGGGCAAGACCCAAATCATGGAGCAGATCGCCCAGGAATGCGACATTGCCCTGGTGGCCTACACCATCACCCACCATACCCGCCAGAGCGCCGTGGGTCTGCCCTTTATCCGGGAGCGCAATTTTGGCGGCAAGACCCGCAGCGTGACCGAATACACCATGAGCGAGATCATCGCCAGTGTCTATGCCGCCATGGAACGCACCGGCAAGAAAAACGGCATTCTCTTCATTGATGAGATCAACTGCGTCAGTGAGACGCTGGCTCCCACCATGCTGCAGTTTTTGCAGTGCAAAACCTTCGGCAACCAGGCTGTGCCGGGAGGCTGGGTGATCGTGGCCGCCGGCAACCCGCCGGAATACAACAAGAGCGTGCGGGACTTTGACCTGGTCACCCTGGACCGCGTACGCCGCATTGACATTGAACCCAAGCTCAGCGTCTGGCAGACCTACGCCCGCGCCCATCGCCTGCATCCGGCCGTGATGGCCTATCTGGAACTGCGCCCCCAGCACTTCTACAAAATCGAGAACGATGTGGATGGACCGCAGTTTGTGACTGCTCGCGGCTGGGAGGATCTTTCCGCCTTCCTGCAGGCCGCCGACAAACTGGATCTGCCGGTGGACGAAGGCGTCATCGGCCAGTATCTGCGTCACCCTGATGTTGCCCGGGATTTTGCCGCCTACTGGGTACTCTACCGCAAATACCACCAGGATTACGGTGTGGAGGACATCCTGCAGGGCAAACCCTTTGACGCAGTGCTGGAGCGTGCCCTGAACGCCAGCTTTGACGAGCGCATCAGCCTGGTAAGCCTACTGCTGGCAGGATTGAACACCCGTTTTGCGGCCGCCCGCAGCGCCGACGCCGTGACCGACGCCTGCTACCAGCAGCTGCGCAACTTCAAACGGACGCTGAATCAGGCCGATGAGGATGCGGTGCCCGCCGATCTGTTTGCCGAACAGTGCAAGAGCTACCGCGCGCGTCTGGAAGAGGGCAAAACCTCCGGGACGATGCTGCCCGCCGAGGTAGCCACCCGCACCCGGGCTGCCTCCTTGCTGGACCGCTGGGCCGGATCCCTGGATGCCGGTCTGGACGCAGATGACGCCTTTGATGCCGTGCGGGCAGCCTTCAATCAGCAGGTGCAGCGGCGGGAAGAAGCCGTGAACACCGCCTCCGATGCCCTGGAAGCCGCCTTTGATTTTATGGAACGGGCTTTTCCCGATGGGCAGGAGATGGTCGTCTTTGTGAACGAGCTGGCCCTTGGCCCTGACTCGGCGCCGTTTTTGGCGGACAACGAGTGCGAACGGTTCGAGCTGTACAGCCAGAAACTGCTGCTTCACGCCGGTGAGGACGAACTGCTGGCAGAACTGCAGCGGGACGACATCCGCGCAGAGGAACACAGTACAGACTTCTGAACAAAAGGCCCGGCGCTTGGAGTGCACCGGGCCTTTGTGCTGCCCTTTACAGCGGGCTGCTGGCGGAGTATAATGGGCGACGGAACCGCTGCGGCGAGAGGCAGCGGTGTTTGTGCAGGAGAGGGGTTTTGTTATGGCACAACAAGTTTCATCGTCGTCCCGGCAGATGTCCGAGGCATTTCGCACCGTCCTGTTTCTTTCGCTGTCCGGCGGGTTGCAGGATGCGTACACCTATCTGGGCCGCGGCAAAGTGTTTGCCAACGCCCAGACCGGTAACATCGTCTTTATGGGGCAGTCCCTTTTCACCGGGGACTGGGCGCGTTTTTTTCATTATCTGGTTCCCGTACTGGCCTTTGCCCTGGGTGTGGCCGCCGCGGAACTGATCCGCGTCTTCTGTAAGGAGGGCCGTCGCCTGCACTGGCGCCAGCTGGTGCTGCTGGTGGAGATCGTGCTGCTCTTCCTGGTAGGATTCCTGCCGGATGCGCTGAATCTGGCTGCCAATGCGCTGGTATCCTTTGCCTGCGCCATGCAGGTGCAGGCCTTCCGCAAAGTCCATGGGTATCCCTTTGCCAGCACCATGTGCATCGGCAATCTGCGCAGCGGCATGGATGCCCTCGTCACCGGGCTGCGCCTCCACGACAAAAAAACGCTGGGCAAGGCCGGGCATTATTTTGCCGTAATCCTTCTCTTTGCACTGGGCGCCGGCGTGGGAGCCCAATGCATGGCACCGCTGGGGCTGCGCACCATCTGGCTCTCCTGCGCATTGCTCTGCGTGAGCCTTTGCCTGATGTTCCGCAAGGAAACCAACCGGCCTGCAGAGACCTACTGAGTTTTCTTCCAAGTAAAAACCGCACGGGAAGATCCCCGTGCGGTTTTTCTGTTATGCAGTTTTCCGGCGGGCTCGAAGCTGCCGCCCTTTCTGCCAGAGGACATCCACCACCCGTGCGATGCAGCGCAGCACCGGCAGGACCAGCGCTGCCAGCACCACCAGGACCAGGGTCTCCCCCAGGCCCAGCGGGATCAGTTCCAGCCAGGGGGCAAACAGCACGGCGCCGCCCAGCCCCAGAATCGTGCAGCTGCCCCACAGCGCCCAACGCAGCGGCGTGAAAGGATGGCAGACACGGAACAGCACGATGAGGCCGGTTTCCAGGACAAGCAGTGTGCTGATGGTTCCCAGGGCGTCAGCGGATAGATCGAAAGCATAGGCAAACCCCTGGGCGCAGAAGACCAGCAGGAAATCGGTCAGGCCGCCCGGCAGCGCATCGTGCAGCACATTGTGCATGAATTTGCCCCGGACCATCTCATAGTTGGGCTCCAGAGCCAGCACAAAGGAGGGCAGACCGATGGTGACCGCCGACAGCAGCGAGAGCTGCAGCGGCTGGAACGGATAGGCCAACGGCAGGCAGAGTGCCGCCAGGCTGAGCAGCAGCGAGAAGATGTTCTTGACGAGGAAAAGGGATGCCGAGCGTTGGATGTTGTTGATGACACGGCGCCCCTCTGCCACCACATCGGGCAGCGCGGCGAAATCCGAATCCAGCAGCACCAGCTGTGCCACCTGGCTGGCCGCCTGTGCTCCCGAAGCCATGGCGATACCGCAGTCAGCGTCCTTCAGGGCAAGCACGTCGTTCACGCCGTCGCCCACCATCGCCACCGTATGCCCTGCCGTCTGCAGAGCATGGACCAGTTTGCGTTTCTGTTCCGGCGTTACTCGTCCGAAGACCGTGCAGTGCCGGGCCGCTTCCTCCAGCTCCGCGCCACTCTGGAGCGTGGCGGCGTCCACCCACTGTTCGGCTCCCTGGATGCCCGCTTCGGCAGCCACATGACTGACCGCCCGGGGGTCATCGCCGGAGATCACTTTCAGCTGTACCCCCTGCTGGGCAAAATACCGGATGGTTTCGGGGGCGCTGGCCCGGATGCGGTTCTGCAGGGGCAGCAGCGCCAGAAACTCCAGCTGCGCCGGTTCGAGACGTTCCGGCTGCTCGGGCAGCGCCTCGCGGCAGCGGGCGAGCAGCAGCACCCGGCGCCCTTCTGCCAGCAGCGGCGCGAGCTGTGCCTGGAATTCACCGATCCGGGAACCTGCCAGCACGTCGGGAGCGCCGACCACGTACACACCCTGCGCCCCGAAAGACTTGGCGCTGTATTTATAAGCGGTATTGAAGGGGATCTGCCCGGTCACCGGCCAGTGTTCCCCCTCCTGCCCGAAGCGCGCTTTCAGGGCTCTGCCGGTATCGTTGTCAGGCTCCTCTGCTGTATAGTAGCTGCGCAGAATTTCCGCCAGCGGCGCCTGCGCCAGTGGAATCGGAGCATCGGCCTCCATAGCACTCTCGGTGATGGTGCCGGTCTTGTCCATGCAAAGCACATCCACCCGGGCCAGCGTCTCGATGCAGTTCATATCCTGCGTCAGCACCCGGCGACGTGCCAGCCGCAGCATCCCGATGGCCAGCGCCACACTGGTGAGCAGATAGAGTCCTTCAGGGATCATCCCGATAAGGGCTGCCACCGTGCTCTCCACCGAGCCGCGCAGGTCCACCGACAGCACCCAGTGCTGCTTCCAGAACAGGGCGATGCCCACCGGGACCAGTCCCAGTCCGATGGCTTGAATCAACTTGTCCAGTGAGCGCATCATCTCGCCCTTGGCTACTTTGTGGCCGTCAGCCTGGGCGGCCGCCGTCAGTTTGCTGGCATAGCTCTCCGCCCCCACCCGGGTCAGCCGGGCTGTGCAGCGACCAGCCATGAGAAAACTGCCCGAGCGAAGTTCTCCTCCCACGGTCTTGGGCACCGCCCGTTCTTCGCCGGTGATCAGCGATTCGTTAACCTGCACGCTGCCGTCCAGCACCACGGCATCCGCCACGATCTGATCCCCGGCGCCAAATTCCACCACGTCGTCCTGCACCAGTTCTTCCGAGAGACAGGTATCCCAGCGCCCGTCCCGCAGACAGCGGACCTTGCGCGCCGAGACCAGGGTCAGTTCGTCGATGGTCTTTTTGGCGCGCAGCTGCTGGGCGATGCCAATGAGGGTATTGCAGACCACCACGCCCAGGAATCCCATGTTGAGCCAGGATCCCACCGTGGCCAGCATGACCGCCAGCACCACGAACACAAGGTTGAAGTAGGTGCACAGATTGTCCCGCACGATCTGGCCCACCGTCTTGGTGGGCGACTCGGGCGGATGATTCACTTTTCCCTGCCGGCGCCGTGCCTCGACTTCGGCCGACGTCAGCCCATTGGATGAAGACATACCGCGGACTCCTTTCCTGATAGAGCAACAGTATACCAGCCGATTGTGAACAAATAAAGCGTCGGTATGCAAAAAACGGCACACAGGAAATCCTGCGTGCCGTTTTTGATTCCGAATCGATTACACGTCCTGCAGTTCGCCGCGGGAACTGGCCTTCAGGTAGGCGTAGATAAAGCCGTCCAGGTCGCCGTCCATGACCGCCTGCACGTTGCCGCTTTCGTAGTTGGTGCGATGGTCCTTGACCAGCGTGTAGGGCATGAAGACATAGCTGCGGATCTGATGGCCCCAGGCGATCTCGTTCTGCACGCCCTTGATGTCGTCGATCTTGTCCTTGTGCTGCTGCAGCGCGATCTGATAGAGCTTGGCCTTCATCATCTCCATGGCGTACTCGCGGTTCTGCAGCTGGCTGCGCTGGGTCTGGCAGCTGGTCACAATGCCGGTGGGCTTGTGGATCAGACGCACCGCCGAGGAAGTCTTGTTGATGTGCTGGCCGCCGGCACCGGAGGAGCGGTAGACCTGCATCTCGATATCCGCCGGGTTGATCTCGATCTGGATGTTGTCATTCAGTTCCGGCATGACTTCCAGGCTGGCAAAGCTGGTCTGCCGGCGGGCGTTGGCGTCGAAGGGACTGATACGCACCAGCCGGTGCACGCCGTGCTCGCTCTTGAGCATGCCGTAGGCATTGGCGCCCTTGATCATCATGGAAGCGGACTTGATGCCCGCTTCGTCGCCGTCCAGGACGTCCAGCACTTCCACGCTGTAGCCATGGGCTTCGGCCCAGCGGGTGTACATACGGTAGAGCATTTCGGCCCAGTCCTGGGCTTCGGTGCCGCCGGTGCCGGCGTGGAAGGTCAGAATCGCATTGTTGTGGTCATATTCGCCGTTGAGCATCGTCATCAGCTGCAGCTCGTCGATGGCCTTTTCCACGCCCTCGACCGCCTGCTCGCCCTCGCTGGCAAGAGAAGGATCGTTCTCCTCCTCGATCATCTCCAGCAGGGTTTCCGCCTCTTCGTACTGGGTGGAGAGCTTGCCGAAACGCTCCAGCTTGTTCTTCACTTCGCCCATCTCGCTGATGACCCGCTGGCTCTTCTCCTGATCGTCATAGAAGCCGGGCAGTGTCATCTGGTGCTCCAGCTCCGCCAGTCGCTTTTCGCTGGCTTCGATGGACAGCGCGTCGCGCAGATCGTCCACGGAGGTCTTCATTCCGCCGAGTTTTGC encodes the following:
- a CDS encoding glutamine--tRNA ligase/YqeY domain fusion protein produces the protein MAEEKFSNFLTDIIDADLAEGKVDTVHTRFPPEPNGYLHIGSAKAIFINYTIAKHYGGKFNLRFDDTNPAREGDEYVQSILQDLHWLGADPNGGIFYGSDYFERCYEYAEKLIREGKAYVDDLTREEMQEYRGNDAGKPSRPSPYRDRTPEENLDLFRRMRAGEFADGEKTLRAKIDLASPNMNMRDPAIYRIKHVTHHRQGDKWCIYPLYDFAHPIQDAIEGITFSLCSLEFENHRPLYEWVITNIFGTEFPKQREFARLNVTNTVMSKRYLRELVEKNIVDGWDDPRMPTLSGLRRRGYTPTSIFTFVKEAGISKADSLVDMRQLEAVLRAELELNAQRRVAVLDPVKLIIDNYPTDACEYFDLPNNPNRDANDTSTRKVAFTKEVWIDRSDFFEVPPPKFKRLTLGSEVRLMGAYLVRCTGVDKDEAGNITAVHAEADLETKNGNPADGRKVRGTIHWVSCAHCVEAEVRLYDKLFTEANMNSIPDGADFKDYLNPESVTVISHAKLEESLQDAKPGERFQFVRTGYFTPDSKNPGVYNRIVTLKDSFKL
- a CDS encoding MATE family efflux transporter, with the translated sequence MRTVKQTDILTGSIPRQLLVFFLPIWFGTLFQQLYNTADTLIVGNFVGTNALAAVGATGAFVNLLVGLFVGLCSGAGVVVAQSYGARDIDAVDRQVHTALVFSVVIGALLTVLGLLTAEPVLRLMGTPAEILEDAALYLRIYFLGMIPQILYNMGTNILRAAGDSKRPLYFLIVASLVNIVLDVVFIAAFHWGVAGAALATVISQVASAVLTLRCLAGSQGMPWHLAASKLRMERAILVAICTIGIPAAAQSALYNVSNMMIQSCMNGFGTNTIAAWGVYGKIDFIFWMTINSLGIAITTFAGQNFGAKQYDRVHRGTRVCLTMAAGITIFISVVFYFAARPLFSLFSQDPEVIAVGVQMMQVLVPAYVTYVCIEILSGALRGCGDVRVPTLITVFCVCGLRILWLLTAVPVWHSVATVELSYPITWILASLLFIVYYKKGGWLRRCIAARHGA
- a CDS encoding leucine-rich repeat protein, whose amino-acid sequence is MAVLWQPCGDGARILRVLGDSPCPVLPGTVAGRPVTELGPYCFAARAVTGGSLWPVESADTHEVTGDFLEEAVLPDSVRVLHSAVFYNCHRLRRVEAGPHLESLGSDLFTNCKALRTFALRTAPDAETGLKKLLGAVSADVSVEFLGAPGARLFYPEYFEWLDENTPAHIFNHSIEGEGYRMRQCFAGGAVDYTAYDATFAQACVGESEEKLCRMALGRLLAPFALHDSARTDYEFYLTAHPGAAFGQAITERDEAALRLLVGLGLPVQEAAAQCARTGWSAGATILLARPKRAAKQYDFDDL
- a CDS encoding vWA domain-containing protein encodes the protein MPHTETQTEWEQTMARRVMEQIRSELYLDQRYLNAALGALPPAPLNSTQTALATDGASLYYPPEWVLNLYRKNRRYLPRAYLHSLFHCILRHLWLRDRRDPALWGLACDIAVEHLLDSLGTPATTRPVGWIRQQAYARLQAQCKLLAAGPIYRVLVSTDAATLQQYQREFYCDDHRLWPADPDSPTAQIRGKQWEQMGRQTELSMEEFGQQAGETDGARALQAQVQASRSRRSYKDFLRRFAVWREEPHLDPDEFDLGYYTYGLRTYGKMPLIEPLESRESKKIRDFVIVLDTSESTAGDLVKNFLRETFTLLKSQDSFFRQCRILVMQADNAVRDETWLYDLEALDRYTEAFTLVGGGGTDFRPAFARIEELRAEGPLRDMQGVLYFTDGKGTYPARRPPFDVAFLFLENGEPPPEVPAWAMRLVLQPEEFLTQPKG
- a CDS encoding ATP-binding protein; this encodes MDIQRAKEEIKHTVQAYLACDDTGCPLIPPVRQRPILLMGPPGVGKTQIMEQIAQECDIALVAYTITHHTRQSAVGLPFIRERNFGGKTRSVTEYTMSEIIASVYAAMERTGKKNGILFIDEINCVSETLAPTMLQFLQCKTFGNQAVPGGWVIVAAGNPPEYNKSVRDFDLVTLDRVRRIDIEPKLSVWQTYARAHRLHPAVMAYLELRPQHFYKIENDVDGPQFVTARGWEDLSAFLQAADKLDLPVDEGVIGQYLRHPDVARDFAAYWVLYRKYHQDYGVEDILQGKPFDAVLERALNASFDERISLVSLLLAGLNTRFAAARSADAVTDACYQQLRNFKRTLNQADEDAVPADLFAEQCKSYRARLEEGKTSGTMLPAEVATRTRAASLLDRWAGSLDAGLDADDAFDAVRAAFNQQVQRREEAVNTASDALEAAFDFMERAFPDGQEMVVFVNELALGPDSAPFLADNECERFELYSQKLLLHAGEDELLAELQRDDIRAEEHSTDF
- a CDS encoding YoaK family protein, with the protein product MAQQVSSSSRQMSEAFRTVLFLSLSGGLQDAYTYLGRGKVFANAQTGNIVFMGQSLFTGDWARFFHYLVPVLAFALGVAAAELIRVFCKEGRRLHWRQLVLLVEIVLLFLVGFLPDALNLAANALVSFACAMQVQAFRKVHGYPFASTMCIGNLRSGMDALVTGLRLHDKKTLGKAGHYFAVILLFALGAGVGAQCMAPLGLRTIWLSCALLCVSLCLMFRKETNRPAETY
- a CDS encoding HAD-IC family P-type ATPase, whose amino-acid sequence is MSSSNGLTSAEVEARRRQGKVNHPPESPTKTVGQIVRDNLCTYFNLVFVVLAVMLATVGSWLNMGFLGVVVCNTLIGIAQQLRAKKTIDELTLVSARKVRCLRDGRWDTCLSEELVQDDVVEFGAGDQIVADAVVLDGSVQVNESLITGEERAVPKTVGGELRSGSFLMAGRCTARLTRVGAESYASKLTAAAQADGHKVAKGEMMRSLDKLIQAIGLGLVPVGIALFWKQHWVLSVDLRGSVESTVAALIGMIPEGLYLLTSVALAIGMLRLARRRVLTQDMNCIETLARVDVLCMDKTGTITESAMEADAPIPLAQAPLAEILRSYYTAEEPDNDTGRALKARFGQEGEHWPVTGQIPFNTAYKYSAKSFGAQGVYVVGAPDVLAGSRIGEFQAQLAPLLAEGRRVLLLARCREALPEQPERLEPAQLEFLALLPLQNRIRASAPETIRYFAQQGVQLKVISGDDPRAVSHVAAEAGIQGAEQWVDAATLQSGAELEEAARHCTVFGRVTPEQKRKLVHALQTAGHTVAMVGDGVNDVLALKDADCGIAMASGAQAASQVAQLVLLDSDFAALPDVVAEGRRVINNIQRSASLFLVKNIFSLLLSLAALCLPLAYPFQPLQLSLLSAVTIGLPSFVLALEPNYEMVRGKFMHNVLHDALPGGLTDFLLVFCAQGFAYAFDLSADALGTISTLLVLETGLIVLFRVCHPFTPLRWALWGSCTILGLGGAVLFAPWLELIPLGLGETLVLVVLAALVLPVLRCIARVVDVLWQKGRQLRARRKTA
- the prfB gene encoding peptide chain release factor 2; translated protein: MITIDELKAKLGGMKTSVDDLRDALSIEASEKRLAELEHQMTLPGFYDDQEKSQRVISEMGEVKNKLERFGKLSTQYEEAETLLEMIEEENDPSLASEGEQAVEGVEKAIDELQLMTMLNGEYDHNNAILTFHAGTGGTEAQDWAEMLYRMYTRWAEAHGYSVEVLDVLDGDEAGIKSASMMIKGANAYGMLKSEHGVHRLVRISPFDANARRQTSFASLEVMPELNDNIQIEINPADIEMQVYRSSGAGGQHINKTSSAVRLIHKPTGIVTSCQTQRSQLQNREYAMEMMKAKLYQIALQQHKDKIDDIKGVQNEIAWGHQIRSYVFMPYTLVKDHRTNYESGNVQAVMDGDLDGFIYAYLKASSRGELQDV